One region of Oncorhynchus keta strain PuntledgeMale-10-30-2019 chromosome 24, Oket_V2, whole genome shotgun sequence genomic DNA includes:
- the dld gene encoding delta-like protein D isoform X2: MGRQSLAIAVILCVLICQGLGSGVFELKLQEFLNKKGVTGNTNCCKGASGIQQCECKTFFRICLKHYQVNVTPEPPCTYGGAVTPVLGSNSFQVPETTAEAFANPIPFSFGFTWPGTFSLIIEALHTDSDDDLSTDNPERLISRFTTQRHLTVGDEWSSDLQTGGRTELKYSYRFVCDEHYYGEGCSVFCRPRDDAFGHFTCGERGEIICNSGWKGTYCTEPICLPGCGEEHGFCDKPGECKCRVGFSGRYCDDCIRYPGCLHGTCQQPWQCNCLEGWGGLFCNQDLNYCTHHKPCMNGATCTNTGQGSYTCSCKPGFSGASCGIEVNKCSDNPCRNGGSCTDQENTYKCTCPPGFYGNNCELSAMTCADGPCFNGGRCADNPEGGYYCQCPLGYAGFNCEKKIDHCTSDPCSNGAQCMDLVNSYMCQCPEGFSGANCEDNIDECANYPCQSGGTCSDGMNDYTCTCPPGYTGKNCSSPISKCEHNPCHNGATCHERKNRYVCACVPGYGGHNCQFLLPAHPQGQPGLEGADKRYSDDQDQGTFPWTAVCAGIILALLLLVACAVLVVYIRVKVQQRSQQGDNHSESETMNNLANNCQRPEKDLSVSVIGTTGVKNTNKKVDFHSDNAGGEQNGYKSRYSSTDYNLVHELKPEDVSKEDQDKSEAKCSESNCSESLCSDSDFEDKHRKSLKSDASEKKRPEESTCNEASMCNDTKYQSVYVISDEKDECIIATEV; this comes from the exons ATGGGACGCCAGTCGCTCGCGATAGCTGTCATCCTTTGTGTCTTGATATGCCAG GGTCTTGGTTCAGGCGTTTTCGAGTTGAAGTTACAAGAGTTTCTCAACAAGAAAGGAGTGACAGGCAATACAAACTGCTGCAAAGGAGCCTCTGGGATTCAGCAGTGTGAATGCAAAACGTTTTTTAGAATCTGCTTGAAGCATTATCAAGTTAACGTAACACCGGAACCCCCTTGTACCTATGGCGGTGCGGTGACTCCTGTCCTCGGATCAAACTCCTTCCAAGTGCCTGAAACAACTGCAGAAGCATTCGCCAATCCTATTCCATTTTCTTTTGGATTCACGTGGCCG GGGACATTCTCTCTGATCATTGAGGCCCTACACACAGATTCCGATGATGATCTTTCAACAG ATAACCCTGAACGTCTGATCAGTCGCTTCACCACTCAGAGGCATCTGACAGTGGGAGATGAGTGGTCCTCTGATTTACAGACTGGTGGAAGAACAGAGCTGAAGTACTCCTACCGATTTGTTTGTGATGAGCATTACTACGGGGAGGGCTGTTCTGTTTTCTGCCGTCCACGAGATGATGCCTTTGGTCACTTCACCTGTGGGGAACGTGGTGAGATCATCTGCAACTCAGGATGGAAGGGAACCTACTGCACAGAAC CGATCTGTCTTCCTGGTTGTGGTGAGGAGCACGGGTTCTGTGACAAGCCTGGTGAATGCAA GTGTAGAGTTGGCTTCAGTGGGCGTTACTGTGATGACTGCATCCGCTACCCAGGATGTCTTCACGGCACCTGCCAGCAGCCATGGCAGTGTAACTGCCTGGAGGGATGGGGTGGCCTCTTCTGCAACCAAG ATCTCAACTACTGCACACACCACAAGCCCTGCATGAATGGAGCCACTTGTACCAATACTGGCCAGGGTAGCTACACCTGCTCCTGTAAACCCGGCTTCTCTGGGGCCAGCTGTGGGATTGAGGTCAACAAATGTTCTGACAACCCCTGCCGGAATGGGGGAAGCTGCACT GATCAAGAAAACACCTACAAATGTACCTGCCCCCCTGGCTTCTATGGCAATAACTGTGAGCTCAGTGCCATGACCTGTGCCGATGGGCCTTGCTTTAATGGCGGACGCTGTGCTGACAACCCAGAGGGAGGATACTACTGCCAGTGTCCTCTTGGCTATGCCGGATTCAACTGTGAGAAGAAGATCGACCACTGCACTTCCGACCCATGTTCCAACG GTGCTCAGTGTATGGACCTTGTGAACTCCTACATGTGCCAGTGCCCTGAGGGCTTCTCCGGAGCCAACTGTGAGGACAACATTGACGAGTGTGCCAACTACCCCTGCCAGAGCGGTGGCACATGCTCGGATGGCATGAACGATTACACCTGCACCTGCCCACCTGGATACACCGGCAAGAACTGCAGCTCGCCCATCAGCAAATGCGAGCACAATCCCTGCCACAACGGAGCCACCTGCCACGAGAGGAAAAACCGCTACGTGTGCGCCTGTGTGCCAGGCTACGGCGGCCATAACTGCCAGTTCCTCCTGCCAGCCCACCCCCAGGGACAGCCCGGGTTAGAGGGAGCTGATAAGAGATACTCTGATGACCAGGACCAAGGCACATTCCCCTGGACCGCGGTGTGTGCTGGGATTATCCTggcgctgctgctgctggtggccTGTGCCGTGCTGGTAGTTTACATACGGGTCAAGGTGCAGCAGAGGAGTCAGCAGGGAGACAACCACAGTGAGAGTGAGACCATGAACAACCTGGCCAACAACTGTCAACGACCTGAAAAGGACCTATCTGTCAGCGTGATCGGCACGACGGGGGTCaagaacaccaataagaaagTGGACTTTCACTCGGACAATGCTGGAGGAGAGCAGAATGGCTACAAGTCGCGATACTCGTCAACGGATTATAATCTGGTGCATGAGCTGAAGCCAGAAGATGTGTCGAAAGAGGACCAAGATAAGAGCGAGGCAAAGTGTTCCGAATCAAATTGTTCCGAATCTCTGTGTTCGGACAGTGATTTCGAAGATAAACACAGAAAAAGTTTAAAGAG TGACGCCTCAGAAAAGAAACGTCCAGAGGAGTCGACATGCAACGAAGCATCGATGTGCAATGACACAAAGTACCAGTCAGTCTACGTCATATCAGATGAGAAAGACGAATGTATCATTGCGACTGAG GTTTAA
- the dld gene encoding delta-like protein D isoform X1 has translation MGLSITVGRDTTWMKTVTFCNKGLGSGVFELKLQEFLNKKGVTGNTNCCKGASGIQQCECKTFFRICLKHYQVNVTPEPPCTYGGAVTPVLGSNSFQVPETTAEAFANPIPFSFGFTWPGTFSLIIEALHTDSDDDLSTDNPERLISRFTTQRHLTVGDEWSSDLQTGGRTELKYSYRFVCDEHYYGEGCSVFCRPRDDAFGHFTCGERGEIICNSGWKGTYCTEPICLPGCGEEHGFCDKPGECKCRVGFSGRYCDDCIRYPGCLHGTCQQPWQCNCLEGWGGLFCNQDLNYCTHHKPCMNGATCTNTGQGSYTCSCKPGFSGASCGIEVNKCSDNPCRNGGSCTDQENTYKCTCPPGFYGNNCELSAMTCADGPCFNGGRCADNPEGGYYCQCPLGYAGFNCEKKIDHCTSDPCSNGAQCMDLVNSYMCQCPEGFSGANCEDNIDECANYPCQSGGTCSDGMNDYTCTCPPGYTGKNCSSPISKCEHNPCHNGATCHERKNRYVCACVPGYGGHNCQFLLPAHPQGQPGLEGADKRYSDDQDQGTFPWTAVCAGIILALLLLVACAVLVVYIRVKVQQRSQQGDNHSESETMNNLANNCQRPEKDLSVSVIGTTGVKNTNKKVDFHSDNAGGEQNGYKSRYSSTDYNLVHELKPEDVSKEDQDKSEAKCSESNCSESLCSDSDFEDKHRKSLKSDASEKKRPEESTCNEASMCNDTKYQSVYVISDEKDECIIATEV, from the exons atgggactctcaatcacggtcGGTCGTGATACAACCTGGATGAAGACTGTAACGTTCTGTAACAAG GGTCTTGGTTCAGGCGTTTTCGAGTTGAAGTTACAAGAGTTTCTCAACAAGAAAGGAGTGACAGGCAATACAAACTGCTGCAAAGGAGCCTCTGGGATTCAGCAGTGTGAATGCAAAACGTTTTTTAGAATCTGCTTGAAGCATTATCAAGTTAACGTAACACCGGAACCCCCTTGTACCTATGGCGGTGCGGTGACTCCTGTCCTCGGATCAAACTCCTTCCAAGTGCCTGAAACAACTGCAGAAGCATTCGCCAATCCTATTCCATTTTCTTTTGGATTCACGTGGCCG GGGACATTCTCTCTGATCATTGAGGCCCTACACACAGATTCCGATGATGATCTTTCAACAG ATAACCCTGAACGTCTGATCAGTCGCTTCACCACTCAGAGGCATCTGACAGTGGGAGATGAGTGGTCCTCTGATTTACAGACTGGTGGAAGAACAGAGCTGAAGTACTCCTACCGATTTGTTTGTGATGAGCATTACTACGGGGAGGGCTGTTCTGTTTTCTGCCGTCCACGAGATGATGCCTTTGGTCACTTCACCTGTGGGGAACGTGGTGAGATCATCTGCAACTCAGGATGGAAGGGAACCTACTGCACAGAAC CGATCTGTCTTCCTGGTTGTGGTGAGGAGCACGGGTTCTGTGACAAGCCTGGTGAATGCAA GTGTAGAGTTGGCTTCAGTGGGCGTTACTGTGATGACTGCATCCGCTACCCAGGATGTCTTCACGGCACCTGCCAGCAGCCATGGCAGTGTAACTGCCTGGAGGGATGGGGTGGCCTCTTCTGCAACCAAG ATCTCAACTACTGCACACACCACAAGCCCTGCATGAATGGAGCCACTTGTACCAATACTGGCCAGGGTAGCTACACCTGCTCCTGTAAACCCGGCTTCTCTGGGGCCAGCTGTGGGATTGAGGTCAACAAATGTTCTGACAACCCCTGCCGGAATGGGGGAAGCTGCACT GATCAAGAAAACACCTACAAATGTACCTGCCCCCCTGGCTTCTATGGCAATAACTGTGAGCTCAGTGCCATGACCTGTGCCGATGGGCCTTGCTTTAATGGCGGACGCTGTGCTGACAACCCAGAGGGAGGATACTACTGCCAGTGTCCTCTTGGCTATGCCGGATTCAACTGTGAGAAGAAGATCGACCACTGCACTTCCGACCCATGTTCCAACG GTGCTCAGTGTATGGACCTTGTGAACTCCTACATGTGCCAGTGCCCTGAGGGCTTCTCCGGAGCCAACTGTGAGGACAACATTGACGAGTGTGCCAACTACCCCTGCCAGAGCGGTGGCACATGCTCGGATGGCATGAACGATTACACCTGCACCTGCCCACCTGGATACACCGGCAAGAACTGCAGCTCGCCCATCAGCAAATGCGAGCACAATCCCTGCCACAACGGAGCCACCTGCCACGAGAGGAAAAACCGCTACGTGTGCGCCTGTGTGCCAGGCTACGGCGGCCATAACTGCCAGTTCCTCCTGCCAGCCCACCCCCAGGGACAGCCCGGGTTAGAGGGAGCTGATAAGAGATACTCTGATGACCAGGACCAAGGCACATTCCCCTGGACCGCGGTGTGTGCTGGGATTATCCTggcgctgctgctgctggtggccTGTGCCGTGCTGGTAGTTTACATACGGGTCAAGGTGCAGCAGAGGAGTCAGCAGGGAGACAACCACAGTGAGAGTGAGACCATGAACAACCTGGCCAACAACTGTCAACGACCTGAAAAGGACCTATCTGTCAGCGTGATCGGCACGACGGGGGTCaagaacaccaataagaaagTGGACTTTCACTCGGACAATGCTGGAGGAGAGCAGAATGGCTACAAGTCGCGATACTCGTCAACGGATTATAATCTGGTGCATGAGCTGAAGCCAGAAGATGTGTCGAAAGAGGACCAAGATAAGAGCGAGGCAAAGTGTTCCGAATCAAATTGTTCCGAATCTCTGTGTTCGGACAGTGATTTCGAAGATAAACACAGAAAAAGTTTAAAGAG TGACGCCTCAGAAAAGAAACGTCCAGAGGAGTCGACATGCAACGAAGCATCGATGTGCAATGACACAAAGTACCAGTCAGTCTACGTCATATCAGATGAGAAAGACGAATGTATCATTGCGACTGAG GTTTAA